One segment of Planctomycetota bacterium DNA contains the following:
- a CDS encoding phosphoglycerate dehydrogenase codes for MSRLRILVTTTSFQDTPGRHHQMLADAGVEIDRARGPLPEAELLRLVGSHDGILCGDDAFTRRVLEKCRPRLRVLSKYGIGVDKIDLAAATELGIPVTYCPGVNHVTVAEHTFGLLLSLTRLIPPQDAAVKRGEWKRLTGRELAGKTLGILGLGRIGKEVAKRAVAFDMKVCAYDVAWDDAFARQFGVERKSAAEDVLREADVVSLHMNLTEENREFIDARRLALMKKGAYLLNCARGALIHQEDVARALRDGHLAGYGADVVEPEPVEKTNPLLSAPNVVLTPHVGSRTYESVERQAAMAAENLLRVLRGEPPLAQANRL; via the coding sequence ATGAGCCGCCTGCGCATCCTCGTCACGACGACCTCCTTTCAGGACACCCCCGGACGGCATCATCAGATGCTGGCCGACGCCGGCGTCGAGATCGACCGCGCCCGCGGTCCCCTGCCCGAGGCGGAGCTGCTCCGGCTCGTGGGCTCGCACGACGGCATCCTCTGCGGCGACGACGCCTTCACCCGCCGGGTTCTCGAGAAGTGCCGCCCGCGCCTGCGGGTCCTCTCGAAGTACGGCATCGGCGTGGACAAGATCGACCTGGCCGCGGCGACCGAGCTCGGCATTCCCGTCACCTATTGCCCGGGCGTCAATCACGTGACGGTGGCCGAGCACACCTTCGGCCTGCTGCTGTCCCTCACGCGCCTCATCCCGCCGCAGGACGCCGCGGTCAAGCGCGGCGAGTGGAAGCGCCTGACGGGACGGGAACTCGCCGGCAAGACCCTGGGCATTCTGGGGCTGGGCCGCATCGGCAAGGAAGTCGCCAAGCGCGCGGTCGCCTTCGACATGAAGGTCTGCGCGTACGACGTCGCCTGGGACGACGCGTTCGCCCGGCAGTTCGGCGTGGAGCGCAAGTCCGCCGCCGAGGACGTCCTGCGCGAGGCGGACGTGGTTTCCCTGCACATGAACCTCACCGAGGAGAACCGCGAGTTCATCGACGCGCGGCGGCTGGCCCTCATGAAGAAGGGGGCTTACCTCCTCAACTGCGCCCGCGGCGCCCTGATCCACCAGGAGGACGTGGCGCGCGCCCTCCGCGACGGACATCTGGCCGGCTACGGAGCGGACGTGGTGGAACCCGAACCCGTGGAGAAGACCAACCCGCTCCTTTCGGCGCCGAACGTCGTGCTTACGCCTCACGTGGGCTCCCGCACCTACGAAAGCGTGGAGCGCCAGGCCGCGATGGCCGCCGAGAACCTCCTCCGGGTCCTCCGCGGCGAGCCCCCCCTCGCCCAGGCGAACCGGCTGTAG
- the gndA gene encoding NADP-dependent phosphogluconate dehydrogenase: MPSSKIGLIGLAVMGENLALNIERNGFPIAVYNRTWDRTRELLEGRGRGKRLQGARTLEEFVRSLERPRKIVLMVKAGAPVDEVLQQLVPLLEPGDIVIDGGNSHFLDTRRRHDALAARKIAFIGSGVSGGEEGALWGPSLMPGGPREAYEAIRPIWEKIAARVDDGPCCAYIGPDGAGHFVKMVHNGIEYGDMQLIAESYDLLRRLLGMDPPELADVFAEWNRGLLSSFLVEITAKVLRKKDPETGRWLVDLILDKAGQKGTGKWMSQTALDLGVAIPTINAAVEARILSAFKEDRVRASRVLPGPASPPAPPSDRRAFVDAVRDALYASKICSYAQGLVLMKVAGDEYRWNLDLGEIARIWKGGCIIRAQFLDLIKQAYRRNPALSNLLLDDHFKAWVTDAQPRWRHVVQTAQAAGIPVLAMSASLAYYDALRAERLPLNLTQAQRDYFGAHTYERIDKPGTFHTDWTS, from the coding sequence ATGCCTTCCTCGAAAATCGGACTCATCGGTCTGGCGGTCATGGGCGAGAACCTCGCCCTCAACATCGAGCGCAACGGCTTTCCGATCGCGGTCTACAACCGCACCTGGGACCGCACCCGGGAACTCCTCGAGGGCCGCGGCCGCGGCAAGCGCCTCCAGGGCGCCCGAACGCTCGAGGAGTTCGTCCGCTCCCTCGAGCGGCCCCGCAAGATCGTCCTGATGGTCAAAGCCGGGGCTCCCGTGGACGAGGTGCTCCAGCAGCTCGTGCCGCTCCTGGAGCCCGGGGACATCGTCATCGACGGCGGCAACAGTCACTTCCTCGACACCCGCCGCCGGCACGACGCGCTGGCCGCGCGCAAGATCGCCTTCATCGGATCGGGCGTCTCCGGCGGCGAGGAGGGCGCCCTGTGGGGCCCCTCGCTCATGCCGGGCGGCCCCCGGGAAGCGTACGAAGCGATCCGGCCGATCTGGGAGAAGATCGCCGCCCGGGTGGACGACGGCCCCTGCTGCGCCTACATCGGCCCCGACGGCGCCGGCCACTTCGTCAAGATGGTCCACAACGGCATCGAGTACGGCGATATGCAGCTCATCGCCGAGAGCTACGATCTCCTGCGCCGGCTTCTCGGGATGGATCCTCCCGAGCTGGCCGACGTCTTCGCGGAATGGAACCGCGGCCTCCTGTCCTCCTTCCTCGTCGAAATCACCGCCAAGGTCCTCCGCAAGAAGGATCCGGAAACCGGAAGATGGCTCGTCGACCTCATCCTCGACAAGGCCGGCCAGAAGGGGACGGGCAAGTGGATGAGCCAGACGGCGCTCGACCTCGGGGTGGCCATCCCCACGATCAACGCCGCCGTCGAGGCCCGGATCCTTTCCGCCTTCAAGGAGGACCGCGTGCGCGCCTCGCGCGTGCTTCCCGGACCGGCCTCCCCTCCTGCGCCGCCTTCCGACCGGCGGGCGTTCGTGGACGCGGTGCGGGACGCGCTGTACGCCTCCAAGATCTGCTCCTACGCCCAGGGGCTCGTCCTCATGAAGGTCGCCGGCGACGAGTACCGCTGGAACCTCGACCTCGGCGAAATCGCCCGCATCTGGAAGGGCGGCTGCATCATCCGCGCCCAGTTCCTCGATCTCATCAAGCAGGCCTACCGGCGGAACCCCGCGCTTTCGAACCTGCTGCTCGACGACCACTTCAAGGCGTGGGTGACCGACGCCCAGCCCCGCTGGCGGCACGTCGTCCAGACCGCCCAGGCGGCCGGGATCCCCGTCCTGGCCATGAGCGCGAGCCTCGCCTACTACGACGCCCTCCGCGCGGAGCGGCTGCCGCTGAATCTTACGCAGGCCCAGCGCGATTACTTCGGCGCCCACACGTACGAGCGCATCGACAAGCCCGGAACTTTTCATACGGATTGGACCTCATGA
- a CDS encoding FCD domain-containing protein, with the protein MRAQQVVREIQDLIRREEIPPGGRLPTEHALARRFRVSRPVVREALQALRALGVVDSRPKRGLRVLPFDPAVHFDQLVARVRTDEERRELYELRRILEPGILRLVARRARREDLEALERLLAKPLPPGRRGVREGLARDVAFHEGLWRLAGNRFVWSLRGLLVRFFADLESGRERRLSAASMRRANAQHAAIVRALLDQDVERAVRLLERNLATFRPRGDRP; encoded by the coding sequence ATGCGCGCCCAACAGGTCGTCCGCGAGATCCAGGACCTCATCCGGCGGGAGGAGATCCCCCCCGGAGGACGGCTCCCCACGGAGCACGCCCTCGCCCGCCGCTTCCGCGTGAGCCGCCCCGTCGTCCGCGAGGCGCTCCAGGCGCTCCGGGCGCTCGGCGTCGTCGATTCCCGCCCCAAGCGCGGCCTCCGGGTCCTTCCCTTCGACCCGGCCGTCCACTTCGATCAGCTCGTGGCCCGCGTCCGAACCGACGAGGAACGCCGCGAGCTGTACGAGCTGCGCCGCATCCTGGAGCCCGGAATCCTGCGCCTGGTGGCCCGGCGCGCCCGCCGCGAGGACCTCGAGGCGCTCGAACGCCTTCTGGCGAAGCCTCTTCCCCCCGGCCGCCGGGGCGTCCGCGAGGGGCTGGCCCGGGACGTGGCCTTCCACGAGGGCCTCTGGCGCCTGGCGGGCAACCGCTTCGTCTGGAGCCTCCGGGGACTTCTCGTCCGGTTCTTCGCCGACCTCGAAAGCGGCCGCGAGCGCCGCCTTTCCGCCGCCTCCATGCGGCGCGCCAACGCCCAGCACGCCGCCATCGTCCGCGCGCTCCTGGACCAGGACGTGGAGCGCGCCGTGCGCCTCCTCGAACGGAATCTCGCCACCTTCCGCCCCCGGGGAGACCGGCCGTGA